Within Acidobacteriota bacterium, the genomic segment GCCAGCATATCCGTGTTCTGCGCATAATTTCTCCTACTCCGGCAAGAGCGTATTAGAACGTCAGCTTCAGGCCAAACTGAATCTGCCGGGCAGTGGTTGATGTCTTGTTAATCAACACGACGCTGGGAACGACCGCGCCGTCTTGGGTGAAAATTTCATTGGCCGCGCTCGAGTTCCCAAGCTGGCCGGGCTGCGAGAAGTTAACGCGATTGGTCAGGTTGAACACCTCCGCGCGGAATTGCAGGCGGAACCGCTCACCCAATTGCGTATTCTTGGTTAGTCCAAAGTCCCAATTCGCCGAGCCTGGTCCGGTGAGGGTGTTCCGGCCATAGTTGCCGATCTCCCGGGAACTGGCGGAGCAGGCCGGGTTTACAGAGGGATTGGGGACTTGCGCCCGCGTTTGGCAACCGGGAGGCACAAACGCATTCAGATCGAAGTATGTCTCCGGTCCACCCAGCACAATACTTTCACTGGTGTAGCCGGGAAGCAGGTTCGGGGAACCGGCGCCGGCCTGATCGGTCAGGGCGCGGGGCAGCAAGGCGCGGATCGTAAAGGGTCCGCCATCCTGGAGGGTGACGATACCGGTTACCTGCCATCCCCCCAGAAGATGACCTGCGATTCCCGGCGTGCCATTGCCAAAAGGCAGATCGTAAGAGTAATTGGCGGTGAAAGCGTTGGTCAGATTGTACCCGCTCAATCCTTTGTTGGCATTGCGATCATGGGGATATTTCCATGCGCCACCCCCGCCTGCGCCGACGTGATTGCCGGTGTCTGAGCCGTCCACTTCGCTGATGACCCGGGAATAGGTGTAGGAGATTTGCCCCTGCAGGCCGGCGGCCAGTCGCCGCTGGAAAACGGCGGTAAAGCCGTTGTACCAGGCATTGGCGTTGTTGGAGATGTAGTTGATTTGCCGATAGGCCGGATTGAACCGTTGCGCATTGGCAGGCAGCGCCAGAGAGACGCCATCGAAATCCAGCAGCGGCAGGTTGTTGTTGCCCAGCGAAGACAGGTTCAGACCGCGGCGTCCGCTGTATCCCAGGGTAACCACATTGCTCGCGCCGATCTGGCGCTGCAGGCTGAGGCTGTACTGCAGGGCGTGTGGCGAGTCGAAGCCATCAAAGGCAGGTGTATAGATGTCCTGAGTGCCGGGAGTGGAGCGAGCCAGGTTATAAATCGGCAGCGCGTTGGGGAAAGGCGCGGCATCGGCTGGCGCCAGTGTGACCTGGAGGCGTGGAGAAAATGTCAGCGAGTTCAGGATAGCCACCGTGTAAACCGCCGAATCAATCGGCACAAAGAAGAGGCCGAACCCGCCGCGCAGCGAAGTTTTTCCCGCTTGCGAGGGACTCCAGGCGAACCCGATCCGGGGACTGAAGTTGGTCCAGGAGCGGTTCTTCCAGAACGGATTGCCCACGGTGGGCGCCGCGTCAGTGATCTTCCGCTGGTTATCCAGCAAGCCGTTTACTTCGGTGGGGACCGTGTAGGGTTCCCAGCGCACTCCCAGATTCAAGGAGAGAGCCGAAGTTACTCGCCAGTCATCCTGCAAGTAGAGAGCCAGGAAGGTTTGCCGAATCCCGCGCCCAAAAATTCCGAATTGCAGCGGAGTGCCGCGCACGCGGTTCGGGGTGGCCGTCAGGAAACGCTCCAGGTCGGCAAAGCGCCATTCCGCATAGGGACGGAATGGCTGGTAGGGGTTGTAGCGCAAGCGCTCGACCATTCCTCCGAACTGCATGGCGTGGTTTCCCAGGGTCAGATTCAGATCGTCGTGGAACGCGAAGCGATTGGTTGTATAGAACGAGCCGGGGCCCTCCGTATTGCGCA encodes:
- a CDS encoding TonB-dependent receptor codes for the protein MATKIDPPSRAGKWTAMNARQSAWLAVVVFATALTLSGQVTTGTISGTVTDSTGAVMPGAEVVIYNEETGLTRNAHTDARGHYSAPSLQPAMYRVTATISGFQTQIRFGIQLTVGREAVVNLSMSVGQVAERVEVSGEAPLVQTTEAAISYLVDDRTIRDLPLNGRDISQLMLLNPGVVQNSNGRWGNADKGFAKRFSISGMRGEDNSYLLDGSYINDYYRHVPAGPTGALTGIETVREFQMLTNSFSAAYGRALRGVFNAVTKSGSNKWHGSAYEFLRNSAVDARNFFDKGSEPPPFKRNQFGATVGGPVFRDKTFFFVAYEGLREALSESGTANVPDLDARRGILPGGRTVGVSPRIVPFMRMFPDPSPTGRNFGNGSAQYFFQAKQPTSENFGQARIDYQLSSNDSLFGRFTGLNANRSSYREYPDRFEVGFLETRLFTFSETHIFSPSLISSFRMSFNRVVPMTNHAVPPPPSPETISVPGQPDMAAFEGFSGINGMRNTEGPGSFYTTNRFAFHDDLNLTLGNHAMQFGGMVERLRYNPYQPFRPYAEWRFADLERFLTATPNRVRGTPLQFGIFGRGIRQTFLALYLQDDWRVTSALSLNLGVRWEPYTVPTEVNGLLDNQRKITDAAPTVGNPFWKNRSWTNFSPRIGFAWSPSQAGKTSLRGGFGLFFVPIDSAVYTVAILNSLTFSPRLQVTLAPADAAPFPNALPIYNLARSTPGTQDIYTPAFDGFDSPHALQYSLSLQRQIGASNVVTLGYSGRRGLNLSSLGNNNLPLLDFDGVSLALPANAQRFNPAYRQINYISNNANAWYNGFTAVFQRRLAAGLQGQISYTYSRVISEVDGSDTGNHVGAGGGGAWKYPHDRNANKGLSGYNLTNAFTANYSYDLPFGNGTPGIAGHLLGGWQVTGIVTLQDGGPFTIRALLPRALTDQAGAGSPNLLPGYTSESIVLGGPETYFDLNAFVPPGCQTRAQVPNPSVNPACSASSREIGNYGRNTLTGPGSANWDFGLTKNTQLGERFRLQFRAEVFNLTNRVNFSQPGQLGNSSAANEIFTQDGAVVPSVVLINKTSTTARQIQFGLKLTF